catagCTGCGATTCCAACTATTGTTACTTTCTGGAGATGTTTATTTCTGTTTCGACTCTTTGGTGATGATGGGCGCACCTCTCTGTTATTGGACTTTGTTCGTTTGGGTGAAGGCTCTGTTGTTATTGAGTCAAAACCATGAGATGACGTAGTATCTGGTAGGTTGATTTGGATCGTTGCGTGGGGAGTTTCAATTCGTGTAGATACGCTGCTAATATTAGTATCTTGCTGACCACTAGATGTAACTTGTTTACGACGTAACGtattgttgttgtctttttgaATGATGTGTAACCGTCGAATTGTACAGAAGAAGCCACAGCTTAGGATCAAACCCCACGCAATGGTTAATAACTGACACACTACAAGAAGTACACAAAACCCCTGAGCAAATATAACCACAAAATCTATCAGAAGTATGACGACAAAATGAGTTAAAATAAAACCGATCAGTAGGGACAGACGGTACATTTCCATTATTCGTATCTTGGTAAGTTCCCAAAACGTTAGTTGAACCAGAGCAAACGCAGATGTGAGGCACGGCAGAGCAAGATCCTCCAGAAACATGCCAATTATCTCCGGAACAATTCCTCTAATACGATATGGATCAATCAGAAGAAACAAGACTCGAAAACTGAAGAACGCAATCGCAAGAATCTCAATCGTCAACAGGAAACGTATTTTATGACGTTTACGAATCAGTTTATACGTAATGTATGACGTCAGCAGTAGAAGTGCTAGACACAGACCGCCAAAGATATAAGAGTGGATAAGAACTGCACTCTGTATTTCTCGGACCATCGTAGTGTCCACGCAGATGAACAAGTTAGTCACATTGTCACCCATGTCTGAAAACAAAAGGGgaacaaacatttattttaaataattatctgTAAAAACACGCCACCTCTACCAGTCTCTGACTCAGGTCGCGGGGTCCTGCATGAGATTAAAGTGTCGAGTCATGGGCAATCTGGTCATGGGTCGAGTGGGTCATTCAATGTCATGCAGACCATGGAAATATTCTGAAAATACTTCCCGTATTTTGCCAAGAGCTCCAATACAAAAGATACTGTaatgtcaaagggaaactacacaaagaGTGATTCGACTATAATGGAAAACGAACTGGTTAGATGTTTAAGTTAGCCTACCCGGAAGACTAAGGTCACCTACCGTTCGGCAGTCACTGTTtgcaaagaaaacattgaattTCCCCCAAGTACTTCCCACacagatacatgtatatagttTAGCAATTGCAATTTCCAGTGAATCTGATGTTTGTAATTGTGTAGATAATTGTCATGtcattaattgaaaaaaaaaaaaaaaaaaaaaaaaaaagaacttaaaggcagtggacactattagtaacgactcaacataattattatcataaaaccttccttgatttcaagtaatggggagaggttgatagtataaaaattgtggtaaacagctctctctgaaatgacttagttttcgagaaagaagtaattttccacgaatttgatatcgcgACCTcacaaatcaagcatctgtgacagcacacaacttcgtgcgaccaaggtgcgacaagggtgtttttcttgcattaatatctcgcaattttgacgaaccgattgagctcaaactttcgcatgtttgttattttatacatttgttgagatacaccaactaccaatagtgtttagtgTCTTTAATCCTAGGATATCTTACCT
The DNA window shown above is from Asterias amurensis chromosome 18, ASM3211899v1 and carries:
- the LOC139950318 gene encoding uncharacterized protein, giving the protein MGDNVTNLFICVDTTMVREIQSAVLIHSYIFGGLCLALLLLTSYITYKLIRKRHKIRFLLTIEILAIAFFSFRVLFLLIDPYRIRGIVPEIIGMFLEDLALPCLTSAFALVQLTFWELTKIRIMEMYRLSLLIGFILTHFVVILLIDFVVIFAQGFCVLLVVCQLLTIAWGLILSCGFFCTIRRLHIIQKDNNNTLRRKQVTSSGQQDTNISSVSTRIETPHATIQINLPDTTSSHGFDSITTEPSPKRTKSNNREVRPSSPKSRNRNKHLQKVTIVGIAAMILGSSCFCLGVCGMIFFSNPSRPDFNIWGWFVYQNLQRSLELGFGVTMAYLAWQRNG